A single Anopheles funestus chromosome 2RL, idAnoFuneDA-416_04, whole genome shotgun sequence DNA region contains:
- the LOC125774937 gene encoding vitelline membrane protein 15a-1-like: MKCIVAVATVLLLALGSAQADYHAKGYGKPAAHYGGHGHGHGGHHVPCGSNLLLSCHPNVAHVPCVPAHGHEGGYHAAPAHHAPAPSYHAPAPAYHAPAPAYHAPVHHATKY; this comes from the coding sequence ATGAAGTGCATCGTTGCTGTCGCTACCGTCCTGCTGTTGGCCCTCGGATCCGCTCAGGCTGACTACCATGCCAAGGGTTACGGCAAACCGGCTGCCCACTACGGAGGACACGGACACGGACACGGAGGACATCATGTGCCGTGTGGATCGAATCTGCTGTTGAGCTGCCACCCGAACGTTGCCCACGTGCCCTGCGTCCCTGCTCACGGCCATGAGGGAGGTTATCATGCGGCCCCAGCCCACCACGCACCGGCTCCGTCATACCACGCCCCGGCACCGGCCTACCACGCTCCGGCACCGGCCTACCACGCACCAGTTCATCATGCGACCAAGTATTAA
- the LOC125774939 gene encoding vitelline membrane protein 15a-3-like, protein MLLVEFRRSRAIINSDRRPVEQYQSTFSSHYRTVFVSQCHFKTSTPTTTNISIMNSIVAAVILSVVVVGAMADYPAPAKYEAPAKGGYHAPAPHYAPAAHHGGYAHHSAPVVHAYAAKAPHVKCGANLLVGCAPNVAHVPCVPAHHGGYHAAPAHHAYAAPAHHGYAAPAHGYRSFSEADQASAFELED, encoded by the coding sequence atgtTGTTGGTTGAATTTCGGCGATCTCGGGCTATTATAAATAGTGACCGCCGGCCGGTGGAACAGTATCAGTCAACGTTTAGTTCTCACTATCGAACAGTGTTCGTAAGCCAGTGTCACTTCAAGACCTCAACaccaaccaccaccaacatTAGCATCATGAACTCCATCGTTGCCGCAGTCATCCTttccgtcgtcgtcgttggtGCCATGGCCGACTACCCAGCTCCGGCCAAGTACGAGGCACCCGCCAAGGGAGGTTACCACGCACCCGCCCCCCATTACGCCCCTGCTGCCCACCACGGAGGATACGCTCACCACTCTGCCCCGGTTGTCCACGCTTACGCCGCCAAGGCCCCACATGTCAAGTGTGGCGCTAACCTGCTGGTCGGATGTGCCCCCAACGTAGCCCATGTGCCATGCGTCCCAGCCCACCACGGTGGATACCACGCAGCCCCCGCTCACCATGCCTACGCTGCCCCGGCTCACCACGGATACGCCGCACCCGCCCACGGATACCGCTCCTTCTCCGAGGCTGACCAGGCGTCCGCTTTCGAGCTGGAGGACTAA